The proteins below come from a single Desulfitobacterium metallireducens DSM 15288 genomic window:
- a CDS encoding PspC domain-containing protein has translation MTDKLYRSGVDKKLGGVCGGLADYFDIDATLIRLIVLITFFMGGMGFLAYILAWVIIPLNPEDQLGVHPQNVRDEIRSSVQDFSSSAQGFAEDLKATHPERRKRYVGIALIVLGILFLLEQWMPFFFDWGKMWPIFLIIIGVGVIWRRDR, from the coding sequence ATGACAGACAAATTATATCGTTCAGGCGTCGATAAAAAACTCGGCGGAGTATGTGGGGGTCTCGCAGATTACTTTGATATTGATGCAACGCTGATCCGACTGATTGTTTTGATCACCTTTTTTATGGGGGGGATGGGCTTTCTCGCTTATATTCTCGCATGGGTGATCATTCCTTTGAATCCAGAGGATCAGTTGGGAGTGCATCCACAAAATGTTAGAGATGAAATCCGCTCCAGTGTTCAGGATTTTTCAAGTAGCGCTCAGGGTTTTGCAGAAGATCTCAAGGCTACGCATCCGGAGCGTCGCAAGAGATATGTGGGAATTGCGTTGATTGTCTTAGGAATTCTATTTTTATTAGAACAATGGATGCCGTTTTTCTTTGATTGGGGTAAGATGTGGCCGATCTTTCTCATTATCATTGGGGTTGGAGTAATTTGGAGGAGGGACAGATAA
- a CDS encoding LiaF transmembrane domain-containing protein yields MRHAVDSVSRGLLFIALGIVFFLNTYGILPWGFWVNVADLWPLLFILGGIALLLNKRVPFSTVLLVFLIALVGYSFVPGNNHLKYQGPYHTGSGGSMDFAVPLEEGINKANVALNLGGADINLNTVAPKTNSKNILEGQYEWTANVNPSSDQSPKLSQNRNGDTLNIEFDAEKRIGNGESKLDFTLNPQIDYGNMEVNAGAFNGTLDLSQLRMSNLDINSGASQLELRFGDTGTKTQAEVNAGASKVTLVVPEQVGLKIKISGFTNSTNFAGDGLFLQDKEWVSPNYDSAKSKIDLSMSVAAGKIDLVRPDTPSASSDKIY; encoded by the coding sequence ATGCGCCACGCAGTCGATTCAGTAAGTCGGGGGTTACTCTTTATCGCTTTGGGGATTGTCTTTTTCCTCAATACGTATGGAATTTTGCCTTGGGGCTTTTGGGTTAATGTCGCAGATCTTTGGCCACTTCTCTTCATCTTAGGCGGGATCGCTCTTTTATTGAATAAACGGGTTCCTTTCAGTACAGTTCTGCTTGTTTTTTTGATTGCCCTAGTGGGATATTCCTTTGTGCCTGGTAATAATCACCTGAAGTATCAAGGCCCTTATCATACGGGATCAGGTGGAAGTATGGATTTTGCGGTTCCGCTCGAAGAAGGAATTAATAAAGCAAATGTTGCCCTTAATTTAGGGGGGGCGGACATCAATCTTAATACAGTAGCGCCAAAGACTAATTCTAAAAATATACTTGAGGGACAATATGAGTGGACGGCAAATGTTAATCCTTCTTCAGATCAATCGCCTAAGCTATCCCAGAATAGAAATGGGGATACCTTAAACATCGAATTTGATGCCGAAAAAAGAATAGGTAATGGAGAAAGTAAGCTAGACTTTACGCTTAATCCGCAGATTGACTATGGAAACATGGAAGTTAATGCAGGAGCGTTCAATGGAACTTTGGACTTAAGTCAATTGCGGATGAGTAATCTCGATATTAATAGTGGGGCAAGCCAGCTGGAATTACGTTTTGGAGACACAGGAACGAAGACTCAAGCAGAGGTTAATGCGGGAGCCTCAAAAGTTACGTTAGTCGTTCCCGAGCAAGTGGGGCTTAAAATTAAAATTAGTGGTTTTACAAACAGTACTAATTTTGCTGGGGATGGGCTATTTTTACAGGATAAAGAATGGGTGAGTCCTAACTATGATTCAGCAAAGTCGAAGATAGATCTATCAATGTCGGTAGCGGCTGGAAAAATTGATTTAGTAAGGCCTGACACTCCAAGCGCTAGCTCTGATAAAATTTACTAA
- a CDS encoding alanine/glycine:cation symporter family protein, translated as MDAFHNFILWLNTYLWGPPMLILLFGTHLFLTFRTRFIQKYTFKAIKLSVTKDTSAEGDVSQFGALTTALAATIGTGNIVGVSTAVALGGPGAVLWCWLTGVFGIATKYSEALLSVKYRVKTSDGTMLGGPMYALENGLGQKWLAILFAIFTSIAAFGIGNTVQANSISAMVNETFHISPYISGAIMAILTAAVILGGIKSIARVTEMLVPFMAIFYVLGCIIILAMNSEFVAPAISLIFQSAFTPHAAGGGFIGASVMMAARYGIARGLFSNESGLGSAPIVAAAAQTRNPVRQALVSSTGTFWDTVVVCAMTGLVVVSSIISNPAAAEGLKGAALTNMAFEQIPVIGPIVLTVGLLTFVFSTILGWSYYGERAIEYLFGKIAITPYRLFWVIAVFLGSIMSLPLVWDMADAFNALMAIPNLVALLLLSPIIVSETKKYLWEDRLDEVSDEPIPIVGK; from the coding sequence ATGGATGCATTTCACAATTTTATTCTCTGGTTAAACACATACCTCTGGGGTCCCCCGATGCTGATTCTACTTTTCGGTACGCACTTATTCCTAACTTTTCGCACCCGCTTTATTCAAAAGTACACCTTCAAAGCGATTAAACTTTCGGTAACTAAGGATACATCCGCTGAGGGGGATGTCAGTCAATTCGGTGCCCTCACTACAGCTTTGGCTGCTACCATTGGTACCGGTAATATTGTTGGAGTATCGACGGCAGTTGCACTTGGTGGTCCTGGTGCTGTGCTTTGGTGCTGGTTGACGGGAGTATTCGGTATTGCAACAAAATACTCGGAAGCCCTTTTATCCGTTAAATACCGGGTTAAAACGTCTGATGGAACAATGCTTGGTGGTCCAATGTATGCTCTCGAAAACGGGCTGGGTCAAAAATGGCTTGCCATATTGTTCGCTATCTTTACATCGATCGCCGCCTTTGGGATCGGTAACACCGTTCAAGCGAATTCCATTTCAGCTATGGTGAATGAAACCTTTCATATCTCTCCCTATATCAGCGGGGCAATCATGGCGATCCTCACAGCTGCCGTTATTCTTGGTGGAATCAAATCCATCGCTCGAGTCACTGAGATGCTTGTTCCTTTTATGGCCATTTTCTATGTCTTAGGATGTATCATTATCTTAGCCATGAATTCTGAATTTGTAGCACCCGCCATCTCTTTAATCTTCCAATCTGCTTTTACCCCTCATGCAGCTGGTGGCGGCTTCATTGGAGCTAGCGTTATGATGGCTGCTCGATACGGTATTGCTCGAGGTCTCTTCTCCAATGAGTCTGGCTTAGGTTCTGCTCCAATCGTAGCAGCTGCAGCTCAAACGAGAAATCCTGTCCGCCAAGCTCTGGTGTCTTCTACCGGAACTTTCTGGGATACAGTCGTAGTCTGTGCAATGACCGGACTTGTTGTTGTCAGTAGCATCATAAGTAACCCTGCAGCAGCGGAAGGCTTAAAAGGAGCTGCTCTGACCAACATGGCTTTTGAGCAAATCCCCGTAATTGGTCCGATTGTACTTACCGTTGGTCTACTCACTTTCGTATTTTCAACCATCCTCGGTTGGTCTTACTATGGTGAAAGAGCAATTGAATACCTATTTGGTAAAATTGCCATTACGCCCTACCGTCTTTTTTGGGTTATTGCAGTTTTCCTTGGCTCCATTATGAGCCTTCCTTTAGTATGGGATATGGCAGACGCGTTCAACGCCTTGATGGCCATTCCGAACCTTGTCGCATTACTTCTCTTAAGCCCCATCATCGTATCTGAAACAAAGAAATATCTCTGGGAAGACCGATTGGATGAGGTTTCTGATGAGCCTATTCCCATCGTCGGAAAATAA
- a CDS encoding methyl-accepting chemotaxis protein, translated as MIGFRHWKTASKIISLVLLMILFMGVLSYTGYSYYLQAEQAMNSIYSNSTLSIELLSDAASRSKNSELFTTQALLAATESGTQRTLITEANISAALGAEALEKYQALPLEPYEEQRLTRLQELIAATNTERQKILTRMDTENPAQIYQEYQTKTAQSLFESNTIYTELLEFNTQEAEATLARDNLNFARAEKILFGLPLAAGLIALLIGLWLSRLISKPLKLILQTVEKIADGNLDVQPLTGQARDEAGRLATGVNKMLENLQHLVKHIQISAQHVADSSNQLLFVTEQTALTSDQIAASIDHVAAGTAKQSSSLDSTLNGIEEISSTVKSIATHSSSVTRLVEKTENTAQGGQKAVVQAMTQMSYIGQGTKSVQAAIQKLSQSSRQISDITEVISGIADQTNLLALNAAIEAARAGENGRGFSVVAAEVRKLAEQTAGATREIVVLIQDNENNLQDAIQSMQNDASLVNEGIEVVNHAGEGFDSITELIQNVMSEIQEVTQSIYSISSSSQTVTAAVRDVDEVSRETAAQAQTVYAGIEEQNASLEDLKVANLNLTELAQNLKLEINRFHLDIL; from the coding sequence ATGATTGGATTTCGACATTGGAAAACCGCTTCTAAAATCATTTCCTTAGTTTTGCTCATGATTCTCTTTATGGGAGTCTTAAGTTACACTGGTTATTCTTATTATCTTCAAGCCGAACAGGCTATGAATTCGATTTACTCCAATTCAACCCTTTCAATCGAACTTTTAAGCGATGCGGCAAGCCGGTCAAAAAATTCAGAGCTCTTCACTACCCAAGCTCTCCTCGCCGCAACTGAATCAGGTACCCAACGAACGCTTATAACTGAAGCCAATATCTCAGCAGCACTTGGCGCTGAAGCGCTAGAAAAATATCAGGCTCTGCCGCTTGAACCTTATGAAGAACAGCGTCTAACCCGGTTGCAAGAACTGATCGCAGCAACAAACACTGAGCGTCAAAAAATCCTCACCCGCATGGACACCGAAAACCCAGCTCAGATCTATCAAGAATATCAAACCAAAACTGCACAAAGCTTATTTGAAAGTAATACGATTTATACTGAGCTTCTGGAATTTAACACTCAAGAAGCGGAAGCAACTCTCGCAAGAGATAATCTTAATTTTGCCAGAGCCGAAAAAATTCTATTTGGACTTCCTCTTGCAGCAGGCCTTATCGCTTTACTTATCGGTTTATGGCTGTCCCGGTTAATTTCCAAGCCCTTAAAGCTCATCCTTCAGACAGTTGAAAAAATTGCGGACGGAAATTTAGATGTACAGCCGCTGACGGGTCAAGCCCGCGATGAGGCAGGGCGGCTTGCAACTGGAGTAAACAAGATGTTAGAAAATCTTCAGCATCTTGTAAAACATATCCAAATTTCCGCACAACATGTAGCTGATTCCTCAAACCAGCTTCTCTTCGTAACAGAACAAACAGCCCTCACCTCAGATCAAATAGCCGCCTCAATCGATCATGTTGCTGCAGGAACAGCCAAACAATCCTCTTCCCTTGATAGCACCTTAAACGGTATCGAAGAAATTTCTTCTACAGTAAAGTCTATTGCTACACACAGTTCTAGTGTCACGAGACTCGTTGAAAAAACAGAGAATACAGCTCAGGGAGGTCAAAAAGCCGTTGTTCAAGCGATGACTCAAATGTCTTATATTGGTCAGGGAACAAAGAGTGTTCAAGCGGCGATTCAGAAATTGTCTCAGAGTTCACGCCAAATTTCTGACATCACCGAAGTCATTTCCGGAATCGCTGATCAAACCAATCTGCTCGCCCTTAATGCAGCCATTGAAGCGGCTCGAGCAGGTGAAAACGGACGCGGTTTTTCCGTTGTTGCCGCAGAAGTCAGAAAGCTCGCCGAGCAGACCGCTGGAGCAACCCGCGAAATCGTGGTCTTAATTCAAGACAACGAAAATAATTTACAAGATGCCATTCAATCGATGCAAAATGACGCAAGTTTAGTCAATGAAGGAATTGAAGTCGTTAATCATGCTGGAGAAGGATTCGACAGCATCACTGAGCTCATTCAAAACGTTATGAGTGAAATTCAAGAAGTCACACAGTCGATCTACAGCATCTCTTCCTCGAGTCAAACCGTCACAGCCGCGGTTCGCGATGTTGATGAGGTTAGCCGTGAGACGGCTGCTCAAGCCCAAACTGTTTATGCTGGAATCGAGGAACAAAACGCGTCGCTTGAGGACTTAAAAGTAGCGAATCTTAACCTTACCGAATTAGCGCAAAACCTCAAACTCGAAATAAATCGCTTTCATCTTGATATCCTGTAA
- a CDS encoding GGDEF domain-containing protein, with protein MNNSAQYNQPHERQLYQILRDGRSIWVLYLDIVKFHEVEFRRGYKTCNRILEEVEKEINHNLKQHAHLFKTTLLECRGGDDFVIYFVPHTQVSFDFQTFITPWLPSLQSKINTRIQEFVLENIHIRTGFVECKPQASRSADYLLYNAVKEAFRLNKSEPDPQYDERKDEIHRLLTHQENHLTSAYQPILDVKRGEIFGFEALARMKAPTCFSNIAELFPFAEKIGELYPIETLCRRSAISSSSKVLKPQELLFLNVNPQILTDPDFASGQTRKLLAQKNLKPSDVVLEITERSAIQDFSTFREALEHYKSQGYLIALDDVGAGYSSLQSIAELQPDFLKIDRSLIQSIHTDPTKWALLETFSTFSRRIGCRLLAEGVETEAEMRTVVQLGVDYVQGYFVAHPSFERAVINPRSLELVKNRHNVNVQDSNTILSLVEPLPLFNPDDSVHVVDEYFRTHPNIWFIGIAEHKRVNGVIHRDKFYSSLGTRYGVSLYMERPITLLMDSNLLMLEDNTPIEIASTLAMSRSDAQLYDGLVVIHQQTAVGMVKVASLIKAMAATQIKIARGANPLTGLPGNIAIEQEIQKRITNRKSFTLIYADFNHFKYYNDSFGFQRGDMVIKLLGEILLRAGGFDHESAFVGHIGGDDFLFITERTQLEELCEAIIAEFKIKTEHMVGANHLSVALAALILPENDALTPAEIAQHAAHLKKETKTIPGNAYRIEPLRIQKNEGTGI; from the coding sequence ATGAACAACAGTGCGCAATATAACCAACCTCATGAACGTCAACTCTACCAAATTCTGCGCGATGGGCGTTCCATCTGGGTCCTCTATCTCGATATCGTTAAATTTCACGAAGTTGAGTTCCGTCGCGGCTATAAAACCTGTAACCGAATTCTCGAAGAAGTAGAAAAAGAAATTAATCATAACCTTAAGCAGCATGCTCATCTCTTTAAAACAACGCTGCTTGAATGCAGAGGCGGTGATGACTTTGTAATCTACTTTGTACCTCACACTCAGGTCTCTTTTGATTTTCAAACGTTCATTACTCCCTGGCTTCCTTCACTTCAAAGCAAAATCAATACTCGAATTCAAGAGTTTGTATTGGAAAACATCCATATACGAACAGGATTTGTTGAATGTAAACCTCAAGCCTCAAGAAGTGCCGATTATTTGCTCTATAACGCAGTGAAGGAAGCTTTCCGCTTAAATAAATCTGAACCCGATCCTCAATATGATGAACGCAAGGATGAGATTCATCGATTATTAACTCATCAGGAAAACCATTTAACCTCTGCTTATCAACCCATCCTTGATGTTAAACGAGGCGAAATCTTTGGCTTTGAAGCTTTAGCCAGAATGAAAGCCCCCACTTGTTTTTCTAATATTGCTGAGCTTTTTCCCTTTGCTGAAAAGATTGGAGAGCTTTATCCAATTGAAACATTATGCCGGCGAAGTGCAATCTCAAGTTCTTCTAAAGTCCTCAAGCCTCAAGAGCTATTATTTCTTAATGTTAATCCCCAGATTTTAACTGATCCAGATTTTGCTTCAGGCCAAACGCGTAAACTTCTTGCTCAAAAAAATCTAAAGCCTTCTGACGTCGTCCTTGAAATTACAGAACGCAGCGCTATTCAGGATTTTTCCACCTTCCGTGAAGCCTTGGAGCACTACAAAAGCCAAGGCTATCTCATAGCCCTGGACGATGTTGGAGCAGGCTATTCCTCTTTACAATCCATCGCCGAACTTCAGCCTGATTTTCTAAAAATTGACCGCTCACTGATCCAATCTATTCATACCGATCCGACGAAATGGGCCTTGCTCGAAACTTTCAGCACCTTTTCCCGCCGCATTGGCTGCCGTCTTCTCGCCGAGGGAGTTGAAACCGAAGCCGAAATGCGGACCGTTGTTCAATTAGGTGTAGATTACGTTCAAGGCTATTTTGTTGCCCACCCTTCTTTTGAGCGTGCCGTGATCAATCCCCGGAGTCTTGAGTTAGTTAAAAACAGACACAACGTGAATGTCCAGGATAGCAATACCATTCTTTCCCTGGTCGAACCGCTTCCCCTTTTTAACCCTGACGACTCCGTTCACGTTGTTGACGAGTATTTTCGAACTCATCCTAACATCTGGTTCATAGGAATCGCTGAACATAAACGAGTTAACGGGGTTATTCACCGCGATAAATTCTATTCTTCGCTTGGGACCCGCTACGGAGTAAGTCTCTATATGGAACGCCCCATCACCCTGCTTATGGACTCAAACCTGCTTATGCTTGAAGATAATACACCGATTGAGATCGCTTCGACCCTTGCCATGTCTCGTTCTGATGCCCAACTGTATGACGGGCTCGTCGTCATACACCAGCAAACAGCCGTTGGCATGGTTAAAGTCGCTTCTCTCATCAAAGCAATGGCGGCTACGCAAATCAAGATTGCTCGAGGAGCTAATCCGTTGACCGGATTACCGGGCAATATTGCGATCGAACAAGAGATTCAAAAAAGGATTACTAATAGGAAATCATTTACCCTCATTTATGCAGACTTCAATCACTTCAAATATTATAATGACTCCTTTGGATTTCAAAGAGGAGATATGGTCATCAAGCTATTGGGCGAGATATTACTCAGAGCTGGCGGCTTCGACCACGAATCCGCCTTTGTCGGTCACATCGGCGGGGACGACTTTTTATTCATCACTGAGAGAACCCAACTCGAAGAACTCTGTGAAGCAATCATCGCTGAGTTCAAAATAAAAACCGAGCACATGGTTGGAGCAAATCATCTCAGTGTTGCGCTTGCTGCCCTCATCCTACCGGAAAATGATGCCTTAACCCCCGCTGAGATTGCCCAACATGCTGCACATCTCAAAAAAGAAACGAAAACTATCCCGGGAAATGCTTATCGAATTGAACCGCTTCGGATTCAAAAAAATGAAGGGACTGGCATTTGA
- a CDS encoding response regulator transcription factor → MSKVLLIEDEKEIQELVSYNLKREGYDVRIAGDGKSGLKMVYAEHPDLVLLDVMLPELDGYEVCKAIRANPESANLPIIILSARDEVADKVIGLELGADDYVTKPFSPRELLARVKARFREGKRNNDLEKEKTISWGDLELRTDSYIATVAGENMNLTAKEFELLHIFLNRPNQVFSREYLMQKVWGYQTSGDTRTVDVHISNLRSKLKSLGPIIESVRGIGYRFASNQLTKN, encoded by the coding sequence ATGTCTAAGGTTTTGTTAATTGAAGATGAAAAAGAGATTCAAGAATTGGTGAGTTATAATCTGAAAAGGGAAGGGTATGACGTTAGAATAGCCGGCGATGGGAAAAGCGGATTGAAGATGGTGTATGCCGAGCATCCGGATTTAGTCCTGTTAGATGTTATGTTACCTGAGCTGGATGGCTACGAAGTGTGTAAAGCGATTCGAGCAAATCCTGAAAGCGCAAATCTACCTATAATAATCTTGAGTGCCAGAGATGAAGTAGCGGACAAAGTCATCGGGCTTGAATTAGGAGCAGATGATTACGTGACCAAGCCCTTTAGTCCTCGAGAATTACTTGCGCGGGTCAAAGCCAGATTCCGTGAGGGTAAGCGTAATAATGATCTTGAGAAGGAAAAGACGATCAGCTGGGGAGATTTAGAACTCAGGACGGATAGCTATATCGCTACTGTGGCAGGGGAGAACATGAACCTAACGGCTAAGGAGTTTGAACTGTTGCATATTTTTCTTAATCGACCCAATCAAGTTTTTAGCCGAGAATATCTCATGCAAAAGGTATGGGGGTATCAAACAAGTGGTGATACGCGAACGGTCGATGTTCATATCAGTAATTTAAGGAGTAAGCTCAAATCTCTGGGCCCAATCATTGAATCCGTACGAGGTATTGGATATCGCTTCGCCTCAAATCAATTAACGAAAAATTAA
- a CDS encoding phosphate ABC transporter substrate-binding protein: MFKKKSRIAIVSTALVALLALAGCGQAAAPQGGNTTADKKTITAAGSTALQPLAQAAAKDFMSKNAGVQVNISGGGSFTGLNNVASGSSDIGNSDVSVDGNADYKDKGLVDHQVAVEPFLVITNKDVTVDDLSKAQLTDIFTGKITNWKDVGGKDAKITIIGRAASSGSRATISKIVLDGKDFTSAATAQDSTGNLITAVGQTPGSIGYIDAAYLKDTVKALKYNGVAYSADAVINGQYPIFAYGHMYTKGEATGTVKAYLDYIMSADFQNTNVEKAGFIPVSKMKK; this comes from the coding sequence ATGTTTAAGAAGAAGTCTAGAATTGCTATTGTGAGCACTGCGTTAGTTGCCCTATTGGCATTGGCAGGTTGTGGACAAGCTGCCGCTCCTCAAGGAGGAAACACAACAGCTGATAAGAAAACAATCACGGCAGCAGGTTCGACCGCTCTCCAACCATTAGCACAAGCAGCGGCTAAAGATTTCATGAGCAAGAATGCTGGCGTTCAAGTGAACATCAGCGGCGGCGGATCCTTCACCGGACTTAACAACGTAGCAAGCGGCTCTTCTGATATCGGTAACTCTGACGTCAGTGTCGATGGAAATGCTGATTACAAAGACAAAGGCTTAGTCGATCATCAAGTTGCTGTTGAACCGTTCTTAGTTATTACTAATAAAGATGTTACCGTTGATGATTTGTCCAAAGCTCAATTAACGGATATCTTTACAGGTAAAATCACCAACTGGAAGGATGTTGGCGGAAAAGACGCTAAAATTACGATTATTGGCCGTGCTGCTTCGTCTGGTTCACGGGCAACTATTAGCAAAATTGTGTTAGATGGAAAAGACTTCACTTCTGCTGCAACAGCTCAAGATTCCACAGGTAACTTGATTACTGCTGTAGGACAAACTCCTGGATCTATTGGTTATATCGATGCTGCTTATTTAAAAGATACTGTTAAAGCTCTGAAATACAATGGTGTTGCTTATAGTGCTGATGCAGTGATCAATGGACAATATCCTATCTTTGCATACGGCCACATGTATACGAAGGGTGAAGCTACGGGAACTGTGAAAGCATATCTCGATTACATCATGAGTGCAGATTTCCAAAATACTAATGTTGAGAAAGCTGGCTTTATCCCTGTCAGCAAAATGAAGAAATAA
- the pstC gene encoding phosphate ABC transporter permease subunit PstC, which yields MVYFNDRLFRYLFIASAVLVSLIIVSIIWFVGNQGLATFHDASLIEFFTSSIWNPSNGNYGALSFITGSLVSTLIAILIGGPLGLAGAVFMAKIAPPWLRRIMRPATDLFAGIPSVVYGYVGITVLVNFIRETTGSPTGFGLLASGIVLSIMILPTVISITEDTLRSLPATYEEASLALGATRWQTIWRVLVPAASPGILTALILAMARAIGETMAVQMVIGNSSQFPNSLISPSSTLTSNIVMEMGNTPFGSTWNNALFMMALILLLISLVLIILVRVAAKKGAE from the coding sequence ATGGTTTATTTTAACGATCGTCTGTTTCGCTATCTTTTTATTGCCAGTGCAGTTCTGGTTTCATTGATTATCGTTTCGATTATCTGGTTTGTAGGGAATCAAGGGCTAGCGACTTTTCATGATGCTAGTTTGATTGAATTTTTTACGAGTAGTATTTGGAACCCGAGTAATGGAAATTACGGGGCATTGTCCTTTATTACAGGATCCCTTGTTTCAACCTTGATTGCCATTCTTATCGGAGGACCTCTCGGTTTAGCTGGTGCAGTATTTATGGCAAAAATTGCCCCGCCTTGGTTAAGGCGAATTATGCGCCCGGCTACCGATCTTTTTGCGGGTATTCCTTCAGTCGTCTATGGTTATGTTGGAATTACGGTTCTCGTTAATTTTATACGCGAAACAACAGGTTCACCTACAGGGTTTGGATTGCTTGCTAGTGGCATTGTCTTATCGATTATGATTTTGCCGACGGTTATTAGCATTACAGAAGATACTCTACGTTCCTTGCCTGCTACTTATGAAGAAGCATCATTAGCACTGGGTGCTACTCGTTGGCAAACCATCTGGAGAGTGTTAGTTCCGGCTGCCTCACCAGGAATCCTAACCGCACTGATTTTAGCGATGGCACGTGCTATCGGAGAAACCATGGCAGTGCAAATGGTCATCGGCAATTCTTCACAATTTCCGAATTCATTGATAAGCCCATCGTCAACTTTAACGAGTAATATTGTTATGGAGATGGGAAATACTCCGTTTGGTTCAACTTGGAATAATGCTTTATTTATGATGGCCTTAATTCTCTTACTTATTTCCCTTGTCCTCATTATTCTTGTAAGGGTAGCGGCTAAAAAGGGGGCTGAATAA
- the pstA gene encoding phosphate ABC transporter permease PstA: protein MSAKKMDKLATGVLWFAALFILGLLIWFLVYILGRGLHYLNLEFFIGPDGIGAQLFNSFYILFLSLLFSLPIGIGAGIYLAEYAPQNKLTDLIRLSVECLASVPSIVFGLFGMIIFVNVLGLGYTIVGGAATLALLNLPILVRVTEDSLRGVPASYREASLALGATMWQTIRKVVLPTAFPGILTGITLVAGRALGETAILIFTAGMNVSRYLFDTNPMAAGETLAVHLYAVKANPLPGTNADAIADGTAALLIIVVLIFNLVLSLPSRLMERRLNSKNE, encoded by the coding sequence ATGAGCGCTAAAAAAATGGATAAATTGGCGACGGGAGTGCTCTGGTTTGCTGCATTGTTTATCCTTGGCCTACTTATCTGGTTTTTGGTATACATCTTAGGTCGCGGATTACATTACCTCAATCTTGAGTTTTTTATCGGCCCGGATGGTATAGGGGCTCAACTCTTTAACTCGTTTTATATCCTCTTTCTCTCGCTACTCTTTTCCTTACCGATCGGGATTGGAGCGGGTATTTATTTAGCGGAATATGCACCTCAGAATAAGCTGACCGATTTAATCCGTTTGAGTGTGGAATGCTTGGCAAGTGTACCTTCAATTGTGTTTGGTTTATTTGGTATGATTATCTTTGTTAATGTATTGGGACTAGGGTACACCATTGTGGGTGGTGCCGCCACTTTAGCCCTCTTGAATTTACCTATCCTTGTGCGTGTCACGGAAGATTCCTTAAGGGGAGTTCCCGCAAGTTATCGTGAAGCAAGCCTTGCTCTAGGTGCAACGATGTGGCAAACTATACGTAAGGTTGTTCTGCCGACTGCGTTCCCGGGAATTCTGACTGGAATAACGCTCGTTGCTGGACGCGCTCTAGGGGAAACAGCGATTTTGATCTTTACAGCAGGAATGAATGTCTCCCGATATTTATTTGATACTAATCCAATGGCAGCTGGTGAAACTTTAGCCGTTCATTTATATGCTGTGAAGGCTAATCCGTTGCCAGGGACAAATGCTGATGCCATAGCAGATGGTACAGCGGCATTGTTGATTATTGTTGTATTGATTTTTAATCTCGTATTATCTTTGCCAAGCCGCTTGATGGAAAGACGACTAAACAGCAAAAACGAATAA